ACAATAGTAAAGGAGAAAGCAGGAAGTAGCTGCAAGGTGGCggtggaaggggggaggggaggggtgcagaGACGAGGAGGCTTGTGATTGCAGCTGTGCAGTGATGCTGCACGAGCTTGTGCTCGCTGGCACGTGGAGGtacatatgtgtgtgctctgGACAGTAGCACGaaaaaagacgaagaggTGGCAGGCGTTGTACATGAAGGGCGAGCGCACATCGGCCTGCAGCACGTGCACCGACGCACGGCATACGTGCGTGCGGGGGgggtgagctgctgcactgtCTCCTCCGCAACGGCACCCCGAGAGCGCGTTGCACACCACCGTGCCCCTCACCCTCCAACTGGACTCTTTTTCTCGGCTCGCTCTCGTcgggagcggcagctgctggcgtgtTGGTGCCTCCAGATGCCACGTCTCCCAGGCGACGTGTGGGGCATCCGTGTGCCTGTCTGCTGTTTTGGGGGGTCAAATAACATGGAGAGACCAAAAGAAAACCAGAAAGAacaggagaggaggagaaatCAAAGAGAAAGGAACTTCAGTGCCTGCCAAGACTactgtggctgctgctggcataGCAGACACCCGCACCTCCTAACGGacccccttcctccgctACCAATTCCATtccgccccaccccaccccacccactGCCTTTTGGAAAACTCGCCATCACCTAGCGATATACAGGCAAGGCAGGGCCACCAGGGCACCCAGAGAAACTGGAGTGACTGGCaggctgcgcgcgtgtgcgtgtggaagAAGCAGgcacaagagagaagggccAGGGAGAGGGTAGAGGCGAGATGCAAAgtgtgtgcagctgcggcacggAGCCTTACTTCTTCTTGGCCACCTGCTTGCCCTTCGCCTTGCCGCGCAGCTTCTTGTTGCGGTTGCGGCGCTCCTTCACCGACTTGCGGGCCGGCAGGCGAGCCTTGCCGAAACCCATGCGGGTCTTGCGGTAGTTGGGCTCGAAGCGCTTCAGGGACGCGAGGTCGTCGTAGATCAGACCGAAGCCGGTGGTCTTGCCGCCACCGAACTTCGTCTTGAAGCCGAAGAGGGACACCTGGCTCGCATCCGGAACCTTGTACAGCGTGGCCAGCTTCTTGCGGATCAGCTGCGTCGGCACGGTACCGCACCAGTGCGGGTGGTTTACCTCCACGATGAACTGCTTGCGGTTGAGCAGCTTGTTCACCTTGAACTGGGAGGTACGGATGCACACCTCAGCCTTCTTCTTCTGAAAGACCATGATTCCTACTGTAATCCTCTTCTATGCATGCAGATGCGAGGCAAAGGCGTATTTTGTTGATGTGATTGGCGACAGATGTGATGAGGGGTTGAGGCCAGGGAGGGTGAGTGGGACAGAAATAGTNNNNNNNNNNNNNNNNNNNNNNNNNNNNNNNNNNNNNNNNNNNNNNNNNNNNNNNNNNNNNNNNNNNNNNNNNNNNNNNNNNNNNNNNNNNNNNNNNNNNNNNNNNNNNNNNNNNNNNNNNNNNNNNNNNNNNNNNNNNNNNNNNNNNNNNNNNNNNNNNNNNNNNNNNNNNNNNNNNNNNNNNNNNNNNNNNNNNNNNNNNNNNNNNNNNNNNNNNNNNNNNNNNNNNNNNNNNNNNNNNNNNNNNNNNNNNNNNNNNNNNNNNNNNNNNNNNNNNNNNNNNNNNNNNNNNNNNNNNNNNNNNNNNNNNNNNNNNNNNNNNNNNNNNNNNNNNNNNNNNNNNNNNNNNNNNNNNNNNNNNNNNNNNNNNNNNNNNNNNNNNNNNNNNNNNNNNNNNNNNNNNNNNNNNNNNNNNNNNNNNNNNNNNNNNNNNNNNNNNNNNNNNNNNNNNNNNNNNNNNNNNNNNNNNNNNNNNNNNNNNNNNNNNNNNNNNNNNNNNNNNNNNNNNNNNNNNNNNNNNNNNNNNNNNNNNNNNNNNNNNNNNNNNNNNNNNNNNNNNNNNNNNNNNNNNNNNNNNNNNNNNNNNNNNNNNNNNNNNNNNNNNNNNNNNNNNNNNNNNNNNNNNNNNNNNNNNNNNNNNNNNNNNNNNNNNNNNNNNNNNNNNNNNNNNNNNNNNNNNNNNNNNNNNNNNNNNNNNNNNNNNNNNNNNNNNNNNNNNNNNNNNNNNNNNNNNNNNNNNNNNNNNNNNNNNNNNNNNNNNNNNNNNNNNNNNNNNNNNNNNNNNNNNNNNNNNNNNNNNNNNNNNNNNNNNNNNNNNNNNNNNNNNNNNNNNNNNNNNNNNNNNNNNNNNNNNNNNNNNNNNNNNNNNNNNNNNNNNNNNNNNNNNNNNNNNNNNNNNNNNNNNNNNNNNNNNNNNNNN
This genomic stretch from Leishmania donovani BPK282A1 complete genome, chromosome 36 harbors:
- a CDS encoding 40S ribosomal protein S24e; the encoded protein is MVFQKKKAEVCIRTSQFKVNKLLNRKQFIVEVNHPHWCGTVPTQLIRKKLATLYKVPDASQVSLFGFKTKFGGGKTTGFGLIYDDLASLKRFEPNYRKTRMGFGKARLPARKSVKERRNRNKKLRGKAKGKQVAKKK